The following are encoded in a window of Cygnus atratus isolate AKBS03 ecotype Queensland, Australia chromosome 8, CAtr_DNAZoo_HiC_assembly, whole genome shotgun sequence genomic DNA:
- the SPATA1 gene encoding spermatogenesis-associated protein 1 isoform X2, whose protein sequence is MEMHDCSFQCFCNSSADEQESFSNFRVSPHITLRALREKLGEYLGGVAVADKFKFLKCIGKKLAVVKAKQETELELKSFAPPYALYPELYLLPGAEYFEDVYPLSSSTEQRRHFNAEANRYGHGSRLPNLPQQKSEKSRPFLESIQSSHQLENKEVHSPAEWTEKESVPVLNTDHEQDYNRIAEKQTQFRVKDQNGSSGSLFTPSHSNPADRGSGKSCMLLQKSQQNHHSEDQKEHNTPKWNDKAKGNGLHINHSDEQRQTNQPHQNRVKYQKELNTKLLVTNMENNDHKKDTKLRRDRTRDSGNLEILEDQTTEYIHRNQSLLQYRTSKSVTGPGEKLDNQVDENKQSHPTCPKEYISPPSPPFLSLSVNPAQVPAVQAEKNKMVEQLEQMKKDRRHMEKTREELVKKAKGLLEQNKLRRYHVREEWKKKYFETKKATASLEDVLKKLRQDLELYHQKLLLQLEARDSRKQPNSMTNLKNNKIIEITTVQHELDQLRKKLDDTKMKLIIEIKMRKQAASDLRALRAELTQKKIHSALILQSGKSGI, encoded by the exons ATGGAAATGCATGACTGTAGTTTCCAATGCTTTTGTAATTCATCTGCAGATGAGCAAGAgtctttttcaaatttcag GGTGTCTCCTCACATCACATTAAGAGCGCTACGGGAGAAGCTTGGAGAATACCTGGGTGGAGTTGCAGTTGCAGAtaaattcaaatttttaaaatgcattgggAAAAAGCTAGCAGTG gtaaaagcaaagcaagaaacaGAACTGGAACTGAAGTCATTTGCTCCCCCTTAT GCACTGTATCCTGAATTATATTTATTACCTGGAGCGGAGTACTTTGAAGATGTTTATCCATTATCATCATCAACTGAACAAAGACGTCACTTTAATGCGGAAGCTAATAGGTACGGTCATGGATCGAGACTACCCAATCTTCCCcaacaaaaaagtgaaaaaagcagACCATTTTTAGAAAGCATACAGAGCAGTCATCAGCTAGAAAATAAGGAAGTGCATAGTCCTGCAGAATGGACTGAGAAAGAATCCGTTCCAGTTTTGAACACAGATCACGAGCAAGACTACAACAGGattgcagaaaaacagacacagtTCAGAGTGAAAG ATCAAAATGGATCCAGTGGATCTCTCTTCACACCAAGTCATTCAAATCCTGCAGATCGAGGGTCTGGAAAGAGCTGTATGCTGTTACAGAAATCCCAGCAAAACCACCATAGCGAGGATCAAAAAGAGCATAATACTCCTAAGTGGAATGACAAAGCCAAAGGAAATGGTCTTCACATAAACCACAGCGATGAACAACGCCAGACTAACCAACCACACCAAAATCGCGTGAAATATCAAAAAG AACTAAACACCAAACTCCTAGTtacaaacatggaaaataatgaCCACAAAAAAGATACCAAACTAAGGAGAGACAGAACACGGGATTCTGGAAATCTTGAAATATTGGAAGACCAAACCACAGAATATATACACAGAAACCAAAG CTTGCTGCAATACAGAACTAGCAAGTCTGTAACTGGTCCTGGTGAAAAACTGGATAATCAG GTAGATGAGAACAAGCAAAGTCATCCTACTTGTccaaaagaatatatttcacCTCCTAGTCCGCCTTTTCTGTCACTTTCTGTAAACCCAGCTCAGGTTCCTGCAGTTCAGGCAGAAA AAAACAAGATGGTAGAACAATTggaacaaatgaagaaagacagaaggcacatggaaaaaacTAGAGAAGAACTTGTCAAAAAAGCTAAAGGGCTACTGGAACAAAATAAGCTGAGGAGATACCATg ttCGTgaggaatggaaaaagaaatactttgaaacTAAGAAGGCTACAGCTTCACTGGAGgatgttttaaagaaactgcGACAAGATTTGGAGCTTTACCACCAGAAATTGCTCTTGCAATTAGAAGCCAGAGATAGCCGAAAACAACCGAACAGTATGACAAACTTGAAG AATAACAAAATCATCGAGATAACTACAGTGCAGCATGAACTCGATCAACTGAGGAAGAAGCTGGATGATACAAAAATGAAGCTCATAATAGAAATTAAG